The sequence GCCGTCGCCCATCCCGAGGAGTTCGCTGAGGTGCGGGCTGTCTGGACCGTGCGGGAGGTAGCGATCATATGCCGCGTAGCAGATGCCGGCGAGCGCCAGCACCCACCAGCAGACCAGGATGACGAAGACCGGCATCGCCACCAGCAGCTTGCTGAACGCGTGGAGCAGGTCGAGCCACGACTGCGGATCGCGTACCGGTGCCAGGACCCGGCGCCAGAAGGTGGCATCCGGATCGGGGCCCCGGTAGACGGGGCGGATCCGCGGCACGTTCAGCACGGTGGGCAGCCGGATCCGTTCGATGTCGGCCAGCACCCGGACGGCGTAGAACGTGCCGGCCAGGACCGGCAGGCCCAGCGTGGTCACCAGCAGGCTCAGGCTGAGGGTGAACCCGGTGACGGCCACCACGAAGCCAACCACGGCGAGGAGTAGGCCGGAGAGTACGTAGCCCGAGTCGCGCAGGAGTTGGCGGAGCAGGTTGCGCAGCGGGCTGGAAGCGGGGGTGGCGGCCCCGCGTGTAGCGGTCATACCCCCGAGGCTAGGCAGGGAGACCGAACCAGCCCATCCTGCCCACCGCCGAAACTCTGGAGGTGCTGGCGTGACCACGGCCGTTGGAAGGCGCTGGTGATACCGCGCCCATTGGAAAGTGCCGGCGTTATCGCGCCTGTTGGAAGATGCTGGCGCTGCCGCTCCCGTGAAAGGGTGCCGGTGTTACCACGCCCACTGGGAAGTGGGCGACGCGCCTCCCGTGTGATTGGTCAGAGAAGTCGTAATTGAGTAATAATCGCCGGACGGCGTAGGCGGAGTCGAGGCATTGATCTTGTGGAACGGGGGGCTGGGTGGAGTCGCGTCGTGGGCAGCCAAGATCGCGATTTGTGCGTGTCTTCACAAGCGCTTACTCTGTAGTTCCGACCCGCTCCGCTAGCACAGCCGGCATCGTCGGTGGCCAGCGGGATTCCCCACACGGCCCGGCGGAGTTGGCCCAGGATCCCACCGCACGGAGTTTCATGAGTCCGCACCGTCCGCCCGGCGAGCCCGAACGCCCTGTCGCCGTGCCGGCGTTGCCGGACCTGCCAGAGGCGACCGTCGCCCGACTTCCCGAGTATCTCCGTGCCCTGCACAACCTGGCCGAAAACGGTCACGAGACGGTGTCCAGCGAGTGGTTGGCCACGGCCGCAGGAGTCAACTCCGCCAAGCTCCGCAAGGATCTGTCACACCTCGGTTCCTACGGCACCCGGGGTGTCGGTTACGACGTAGCCCTGTTGATCGATCAGATCGAGTACGTGTTGGGGCTCACCCAGCGGCGGTCGGTTGCCCTGGTTGGGGTGGGTAATCTCGGTCACGCCCTCGCTGGCTATGACGGCTTCGCCACCCGTGGCTTCCGCATCGCCGCGCTCTTCGAC comes from Salinispora tropica CNB-440 and encodes:
- a CDS encoding redox-sensing transcriptional repressor Rex, encoding MSPHRPPGEPERPVAVPALPDLPEATVARLPEYLRALHNLAENGHETVSSEWLATAAGVNSAKLRKDLSHLGSYGTRGVGYDVALLIDQIEYVLGLTQRRSVALVGVGNLGHALAGYDGFATRGFRIAALFDADPVRVGEEINGLVVRHVDELSRVAIEESIAIGVIATPAAAAQRVADRLVAGGVTSILNFAPCVLTVPDGVDVRKVDLAVELQILSFHEHRKASLTALPAAGAATLTPLPGDLAATDPQEAIGT